A genomic window from Chrysoperla carnea chromosome 3, inChrCarn1.1, whole genome shotgun sequence includes:
- the LOC123295031 gene encoding uncharacterized protein LOC123295031 produces the protein MQRDKPFWFNCVKVSIIINLIFIKLTLCQSQLNRTENVTKFHGLSKNITMDISPESKLKLLVEPNNVTDSLLLNSDSENDRRCTERSNLKALYESKKKNYLSLINSDRNRILSQMQTVNEIIDSFSKTLNKKESRVTRSTVSRPKCSISKVKLENLQKEIQSIISNTTSKSEADRKCTLNFDDDNCQNLMKTIQCGLGHIKDGYLEAMSNQGSAKEVAKWKNAFDQLSHKFEKEKDNLIQSLSHEHQLELDKLHKEMQNLGKLLNTALENLEVNTAELCVMEIVQGLITEAVDHFKELRSTTMSVIVKQAYNHHKHSNPDEIDRVINISDFIQRLPQNGKVEAMQTFYKEMKEKEHLNSIRVLILNYTFGKSAISDSKITNEILKFIDPILSSFSDVIAFNRKDSEFNQFLRLKFGNYFNYYSKKIITNACSKQSPDETKRLKNILENIRNFPYYDQVADGISHLNGYIISHNLLENRNTLSLIYYINYFKTKLSASNNTKLIENLVEKLGNELDKLPKQMVNFIVRPNGCKLRNKAYLQYLYADGRFLLWSDIGSDRHNVFLWKWQTATDPAGILEPESKWKFETSNNCETFTLKNVQYNEYLYVSNNWDNIGTTNPKREVFTKQQPDDISQAEWEIVPRNGGQYFTLKNVFKNEYFHADSLDDGVFMGIRFYKDNGRRRVFTLKTGVPTGDLWRASLWEIQC, from the coding sequence ATGCAAAGGGACAAACCATTTTGGTTCAATTGCGTCAAAGtgtcaataattataaatttaatatttataaagttaactTTATGCCAAAGTCAATTAAATCGAACtgaaaatgttacaaaatttcatggATTATCAAAGAATATTACAATGGATATTTCTCCGGAATCAAAACTTAAACTTTTAGTGGAACCAAATAATGTAACAGATTCATTATTATTGAATAGCGACTCAGAAAATGATAGAAGATGTACAGAGAGATCAAATTTGAAAGCTTTATACgaatctaaaaagaaaaattacttatCACTTATAAATAGTGATCGAAATCGAATATTAAGTCAAATGCAAACGGTTAATGAAATAATAGATTCATTTTCGAAAAcacttaataaaaaagaatcacgTGTAACCAGATCAACAGTATCTAGACCAAAATGCTCCATTTCAAaagttaaattagaaaatttacaaaaagaaattcaatcTATAATTTCAAACACCACAAGCAAAAGTGAAGCTGATAGGAAATGTACCCTCAATTTCGACGATGATAATTGTCAAAATCTCATGAAAACAATACAGTGCGGTTTAGGTCATATAAAAGACGGGTATCTTGAGGCAATGTCTAATCAAGGTTCAGCTAAAGAGGTTGCTAAATGGAAAAATGCCTTTGATCAATTAtcacacaaatttgaaaaagaaaaagacaatttaatacaatcacTTTCACACGAACATCAATTAGAATTAGATAAATTACATAAAGAAATGcaaaatttaggaaaattattaaatactgcGTTAGAAAATTTAGAAGTAAATACAGCAGAATTATGTGTAATGGAAATTGTTCAAGGATTGATAACGGAAGCTGTTGatcattttaaagaattaagGTCAACAACCATGTCTGTAATTGTTAAGCAAGCTTATAATCATCATAAACATTCCAATCCTGATGAAATTGATAGAGTTATAAACATATCTGATTTTATTCAACGTCTACCACAAAATGGAAAAGTTGAGGCTATGCAAACATTTTACaaagaaatgaaagaaaaagaaCATTTGAACAGTATACGAGTATTAATACTTAATTACACCTTTGGAAAATCTGCAATTTCAGATtctaaaataacaaatgaaattcTAAAATTCATAGATCCAATTTTATCGTCATTTTCTGATGTTATAGCTTTTAATAGAAAAGATTCtgaatttaaccaatttttacGATTAAAGTTTGGTaactatttcaattattattccaaaaaaattataactaacGCATGTTCTAAACAGTCTCCTGATGAAACaaaacgattaaaaaatatccttgaaaatattcgaaattttccATATTATGATCAAGTTGCTGATGGAATATCTCACCTTAACGGTTATATAATATCACATAATCTTTTAGAAAATCGTAATACATTAAGCTTGATTTATTATATcaactattttaaaacaaaactttcagcatcaaataatacaaaattgatcgAAAATTTAGTAGAAAAACTTGGAAATGAACTTGATAAACTACCAAAACAAATGGTTAATTTTATAGTTCGCCCAAATGGATGTAAACTTAGAAATAAAGCTTATCTACAATATTTATATGCTGATGGTCGATTTCTATTATGGAGTGATATTGGTAGTGATCGACACAATGTATTTCTTTGGAAATGGCAAACAGCTACTGACCCGGCTGGTATCCTAGAACCTGAAAGTAAATGGAAATTTGAGACTTCTAATAATTGTGAAACTTTTACGTTAAAAAATGTCCAGTATAATGAATATTTGTATGTATCTAATAATTGGGATAATATAGGGACTACCAATCCTAAGCGAGAAGTTTTCACTAAACAACAGCCTGATGATATTTCGCAAGCTGAATGGGAAATTGTACCGCGAAATGGTGGTCAAtattttacgttaaaaaatgtttttaaaaatgaatattttcatgCGGATAGTCTTGATGATGGTGTTTTTATGGGAATTCGCTTTTATAAGGATAATGGAAGACGAAGAGTGTTTACTTTGAAAACTGGAGTACCAACAGGAGATTTGTGGCGTGCAAGTTTATGGGAAATACAGTGTTAA